Within Wyeomyia smithii strain HCP4-BCI-WySm-NY-G18 chromosome 2, ASM2978416v1, whole genome shotgun sequence, the genomic segment TGGACAGGCTCACTGCCTTAGTGTCACACAATTCATGAAAAAGAGCTCCTCTGGTTCCTATGAAAAATCATCTCATGAATTGAACTGATACTGAGGGAGCAGTAGTCGCATCGAACAGTGACGGATGGTGGACAGGCTCACTGTCTTAGCGTCATATAATTTGTGGGAAAGACATCCTCTTATTGTCATGAAAAATCATTCCACAAATTGCCCTGACTCTAAGAGAGCAGTAGTCGCACCTAAAGTTAACactcaaaatagaaaaaaaaaaccttcagtTTTTTTATCCGACTCCGGGAAAATTGTGACCAAACTCTTCGACGGTCACAATAAAATCCTCTGGTCGCTGAGCCAGCTTGATCTTTACTCCTATTTATATTGTATTATTTTTTAGTGTCAGCAAACCGCAGTGCCAGGTCCACAATTTGTGTTTGACGAtgcctgttgtttgtttacgCGTATAAATAATTGTCAGTAAATGTCTAAGCAAAAATTTTGCATATACATACTCCATTGTtatgtttgagttttgtttaatttttgtttaatagccTCGTTTGGTGTcattttgcttagtttttgtatataaattatttctattgtttgtttatatgaattatttatttaaactattttgttgtattttgcatgcatataaaatttaaatttaggaGAAAACAAGTCGTAGATTAGGTCAAGTCaataaattgttctaaaaaaaaatcaaataatgatAAATGAAACCCTGGCACCAAACTAAACGATAAGTTTATAAAAGCTTCGAGTCGTCGGGTACAAACAACGGGGTACTGCGCTACGCGGCAGGGAGGGTCTACGATGGAAAGCGGACAGGTTGTAAATAAAAAGGTCGGATAGCAAATATGCGGGAGAATTTTTGATATAACCCGGAGGAGTGTAGTCGCGCGTTGAATATCCAGTTTCGAAGTTTTGGCGGAATAACGCCCTAAGTGAGATCTTTGTGGCCAATTTGGAAAACCATTTTGTACGCTAAGTTTTGGCGCGTCGTTGAAAACCGCGGCCGTAGTGAAAGACGAGTTAAAGCCAGTTGAAGTCATCCATAGTGCAACAGTGACACCCTCCGGGTTACCCGCCAGCCGATTATCCAGCGATCGACAAGCCGTTGCTACCCTTGTGACGCCTCACCGATAACTACCGAGGCCGCCTTGTCCGATACTACAACGCCCAGTTGGCCAGAAGACCGGATCCGACCAGCGAAATCACCGCAACTCTAAAACAGCAACGCAGCCAAGCCACCCAATCAACATCTACACCCCCACCGAGCGGAGTGCCCGACGGACGTCTCATCGTGAAAAAAGATATGCGCAAGTAAAAATAAATCCCTACTAACTCTCCCTTCCCGCGAAAAGTAATTTTAATAGAAATTTTGTATGGTCTCGTAATTTTCAAGCTGTTCTTTGTTAAATTAATTGTGAGTCCTTTTGACTTGTTTCCGCTCAGTATTAGTGTACAATCTGTGAATTTCGCTCAGTGACCAACGGTATAGGTGGGTTGAAAGTCCACCCGattgaattttctacaggaGACCAAAGTAACGACCCGAAGCTGGGAAGTTAAAAGGCAACTAGAAGCAAGTGAATTGTAACAGGTATAACCACAGTATAACGTCTTAGAGTATAACTAtatacaattacagcaacttttaaagtttttttgatgttttttttttttcgggtgagccgttgcggaacagagtcgTCTACAAACATTTTTATACGAGAAAGAATTTTtcgcataaaccgcatctacccAAAACACTGAACTTAGGAGATGATGGAAATTTAAACAATCAAACTTTAAAGCttatttaaggggtaatatccatgctcgaaaaaacaaggcttttttatgattttttaaggacatttgagatgtaaggtatataaagaATATATCATTGGATAAAGCATCTCTTGCAGagcagaaaataaaattttattgctatttttgttacgcGGCGATCAGTAAAAGTCGTACCCAACTCCACCTaacatcaaaacaaaattttttcattatctacatatatgtcgctagtgaagtacacataattatatttctagaatttttcttcgcaaaatgacaacggtttggaagaaaaaattcgttttcgacaaaaaaaaaattggcttcaattgtttataactttttttgttattaatcaatcgctaaaatcgtatgtacttcactagataatcttaCGAAGAAGCttaagttaaaatttcaagtcagtCAGGAAcccgtttaaagtttcaaaatgctttaaatcttaagaatcgcaataataaagcctcTCATATTTTTTTACCATCAGTTAGCTATctctgcgccgtaaagttgtccttcacacttaactgcataatgttttctcggtaaagtaaaataccgaactactcgaaaacattttcgtttaccgttgttccgtaacaaaattactgagaaatcggaaaccgaatgtgtttaccggaataccgtaaatttgtttgccgaaaaaatccgtgaaacagcaaatttccgggttcagtaaactaaaataccgaatctcggaagcttgacatcatttaaccgtgatctcgttgaaccaaaaaagctcttaccgagattccgaaaaatagaactgtcaaaataaagAAAGCTTCACTATCAGTTTTCTTCGTGTTACGGTTTAGATGTAAAAGGAACAGGTTTCGCGGGTAATCatcattcgggttattcgcgttgaaagagattttgaaggctgttcgcacctacgggaacactcatatgtaattgtcaaaatgtgcgtgatgacaaaagcaaaaatatttccttccttctttttcgcatgcaaaaaccaaacaaatatcagcaacaccgtcaacgcgaattccgaagaaatctgtaatattcagattaacctaaaatgttgagtaagtatacaacattatttctcagatcttgtttgtgtttattgcaaatataatactaaaagaaaacaattaaatCTCTCCTCACTCAATTTTGTAGCTTAACGACTcgcttcgcaggatggaagttgcagtgaTAGATGTTGTTTTGTTTCCAGGAAGCAATGCTGTAATAAGTCGAATCATTTGACAAAATActtaataaaattatacggataaTTAATCGTTTTTATCATTTCCTGGATTTATCTGAAAAATCGCAAAATGCGTACTTCAGTgaaattttcgtaataattCGACAGTTAAATTTTCCGAGTCCCGGTGAAATATTACCGAGAATTTCGTTAAAGTTTGACAAGTTGTCAATTGTtgcttttacagaatctcggtattttgatgtattaccgagaactcagctgttgaaatctcggtaattcattttaccgtactcggttATATTATCTAAGTGTGTTCCTGAGCCTTATTTGCCTCTTCTCCCTTTTTTGTTCGATGTATAAGAACCCAAGATTGGAgttcaaccaccaagcccagggaATTCCTTGAAGTttgaaaattgttgataaaacCTTACATTTCGCTGTCTCCAGGCAtctattttatcaaaaatattccTACAACACCAATCGATTCCAGTCGACTCAAAACAACTTTGAAATTGCTCGAAATTAAGTTTTATCACTTCGGAAAGTACGAGATCGCAatctgagaataaaaatgaattaaaaattcCGCCTTCATTTTCAATATACGTTACCGTTcatcaaaatattcaataaatccTTTGGAAGTTCCAAATCGGAAATCAACTTATCGgccatattgaatttttgatttttcacatAGGAAATTCACGTAAGTTTTATTCTTCTTCTTTTCTCAACTGTCAGTTTACATTGAAATAACACGATAAAAACGTAGTTCTCATGAGATGTATTCGTGGAAACCATATACATCACATAAATCACGAGAAATGATGAGTAATGGGGAAGTATGGGAAAATTCATGTAACTGTTAAGGGAAAATTATTTTTAGTGTGCTGATGTACCGGACAttggtagtgttggcagaaaactcAACTGTTGatgtactcaactttgaacggctatagcatttttttaatgaCATCCTAGCTCTTAAGTGTCTGCGGCAAAGTTGTAAGGCatttaaaatactatacttttacgtAGAGTAGTACATTGATAATGCATTGCTTAGCTCTCCCGAAAGGAAAATGAAATGaatgaaatgcaatgcgccaagcagagacaaaaccaatcgacctcCGGTTTGAGGCCCCACATGGAACCGAAAAAATCTGGTTCTGGAAAACcaatcacttttccccaccctaatgtgaATGCATATTCGAACACATATTTTACTTTTCCGTAACACCATGTACTTATTTACTTCTTTCTATAACACCTGTATTTTAGAATATTGACCATTTGTACAATAGAATGATATAAACGGATCTTTACGGATCTGTTATATATTGCAGCACATGTGACATCCTGCTTTCGAACCGTCATACTAAGCAGCAAAACCAGTTTCCAATTTTCTCAGATATTCTTTGCGACACTGCATTTCGTCTGCTGGCCTATTGTAGGGCAACCAAACTGGTTCTCCAACAAAATAGCGCTTGGCCCGTATGAAATTCTAGAACACAAATAATCAAATATCACAATCAAAAAGTCTGAAAAGcgtgaaaaattaaaactttagTATCCAATGTAAATCTGTGGTAAATGCCGCTCGGAATGATTATCATGTCGCCCGCAATGACCTCAATTCGAATCCAACGGTCATCTTTACCGCTGAAATGGAAATAATTTATTAGTTCAACAATTGAAGAATTTAGTCAAATCTAACTGTACTTGCGTACGTCGAAATACCCAGAACCATCGATAACAAAACGGATCTCTTCATCTGTATGTAGATGCTCAGTGAAAAAATTTTTGAGTTTGTTCTCATAATCCGGCAGACACTCCTTAGAGCAAACTATTTCGTCCTCATAACTGTAGCCCCTCTCTCTACGGATTTTATCTAATAATCCATCGCTCTCATAAGTGGCCCCATTGAgctgttgaaaaaataaaaaaatatttctttcattATGTTTATGTTAATATGCGTAGATTGGAGTAAAGATTCGGGGGCGTGTAAAACTATAAAATAAACAACATTCacaatcataaaaataaatactaGCGTAGTAATTTCAGTGTGTATATAAAACATCAATCATTATAACCCTGCCtctcattaaaaaaaactattttttaacaaattgAATTACACTGACCTTGAAATACTCAACCCCAGTATTGTTGAACAACTCTGCCAGTTCTAAAAATTCCGGTGGATTGAGTTGATGCTCTGAACGCTGATCGGAGGGATCATCATCCATGAACCAAGCACGAACCATTTTTATAACATAAAATAACTTTATAATCTGGATTAGAACGTTTGTCTTAACGCGAATGATAGTGGTATCTCCTGTTGACTTTTGTTGTTCTGATTAGTCTGATTAGTCCTTGATTTTAGGATTGGTCGATCTTGAATCGATCTACGGAAGATCGATCATTTCAACCCCGATTCTTCAtttttttgatcgatttttcggctctggaaaaatcgaaaagatcGCTTTTTTTCGATCCGATTTTTTCAATctaatgaaaattttatttatttttcagcgTGCAGAACTTTTACTAGTTGCGAATTTGAGTAATTGTCAGGTATCGTGTACCGTTTCTGGTCATGTGCGGTCGTTCCAAGgggatgacatcatgctatctgTTAGAAGTAAAAACTATTCAAGTTACAAATTcctatttttgtgtatttttttaacaCAGTGTAGTCATGGGCACACTGTTTGCGTTCGTAAGAAAAAATGCACTTCCTGTTTTCATTATAAAAACGAGAGACGAGAACAATGGACGTGTTTGTATTGAAACCGAAAAGATTTTGTTTTTGGAACAAGATACAGTCCACTCAGAATTTCATTTGAGATATCCGGAAAcattggtccttcgagccggataaGTGATTTAGttagaaacaatttgaaaaGCAAGTGACTTTATTTCGAACGATTGAAAGAGTGGTTTCTTTGAAATCTAAATCCTGATTCACCTTGAAGAGTGAAAAACGTGCTTACTGGTAGCGACCTAGAAAGCGGAAAAGATAGTTTCAAAGATTCCTTTTGTGATGTTTAGATTGAAAATCGCTTGAAAATGGTTCACCGCTCTGGACAGAAAAAGAAGCTTAATTTAGATGGTACCGGAGACTCTTCCTCACCAAGAGTGCCAAAAACATCGGTTAGTGAGCAGAAAGCTGAGCAAGAGGCCACGAAAACAAAGATGGCTACGCCTGCTAACATTGATGCTTTTAGTGGTTGCTGCGAATCGGCAAAAGGAAAGGTGAATCGTATTCGGAACGCCATTGAAGCTGCGCATCTAGATTATAAGCGGTTTAGTATACACGCATTACAGTTGTATATGAAAACAGTTGACGCAGCTTATCAAGAATATAACGATTTTAAAACAGAATTTATATAGCTGATCCTACGCGAAAGCATGAGTTTGAACCGAAGTTTGTGGAATTTGAAGAGCTTTACGAGTTCACTAGAATTGCGATTAGTGAAATGATCGACGAACACGGAAAGTCGCAGAAAGTAATAAAGAGTGCGGATGCTGATAGTAATCAACCGCAACCTGGTACCAGCGGCAGTGGCCCACCAGTTAGAGCAACCCCGACGATAGTGCTGCATCAAGCTGCGTTACCTGTTTTTGACGGCCGCTACGATAATTGGTTCAAGTTTAAACAGATGTTTCGAGATATAGCAGATAAGTGTACAGGTGACTCTGCTGCTACCAAATTGCATTTTTTGGACAAAGCTTTGGTAGGCAGGGCTCAAGGTTCTATCGATCAGCAAATAATCCGTGATAATGATTACGAAGGCGCTTGGACGAGCCTCACGCAGCAGTATGAAAATCTGCCAGCCTTAATCAGCGATACAATTTTGAAgttgttgaatttaaagatGATGACAAACGAATCATTCCAG encodes:
- the LOC129722328 gene encoding acireductone dioxygenase, coding for MVRAWFMDDDPSDQRSEHQLNPPEFLELAELFNNTGVEYFKLNGATYESDGLLDKIRRERGYSYEDEIVCSKECLPDYENKLKNFFTEHLHTDEEIRFVIDGSGYFDVRNGKDDRWIRIEVIAGDMIIIPSGIYHRFTLDTKNFIRAKRYFVGEPVWLPYNRPADEMQCRKEYLRKLETGFAA